One Streptomyces sp. L2 genomic window carries:
- a CDS encoding SDR family oxidoreductase, producing MSSPDPQVRAARNLSTSPALRGPVVAVTGAATGVGALLTERLAASEEIKQVIALDEQRGECAAAEWHILDVRDPAIADKLRGADVVVHLALDLDLGSDAAARTAYNVRGTQTVLTAAAAAGVHRVVLCTSAMVYGALPDNELPLSEDAELRATAEATGVGDMLEIERLARRAPRAHPGLNVTVVRPALLVGGTDTALTRYFESPRLLVVAGSRPAWQFCHVEDLCGALEYAVLEKVDGELAVGCDGWLEQEEVEELSGIRRMELPSAVALGAAARLHRIGLTPSPAGDLAYTMYPWVVSGSRLHDAGWRPGWTNEEVLAELLEEVAGRHTVAGRRLGRKDATAAGAAGATVALLGAAAVVRRARKARRRL from the coding sequence GTGAGTTCCCCAGATCCGCAGGTTCGCGCAGCGCGAAACCTCTCAACCTCGCCCGCCCTGCGCGGCCCCGTCGTCGCGGTCACCGGTGCCGCCACCGGGGTCGGCGCGCTGCTCACCGAGCGGCTGGCCGCCTCCGAGGAGATCAAGCAGGTCATCGCCCTGGACGAGCAGCGCGGGGAGTGCGCGGCCGCCGAGTGGCACATCCTCGACGTGCGCGACCCGGCGATCGCCGACAAGCTGCGCGGCGCCGACGTCGTCGTGCACCTCGCGCTCGATCTCGACCTCGGGAGTGACGCCGCCGCCCGGACGGCCTACAACGTGCGCGGAACGCAGACCGTCCTGACCGCCGCCGCGGCGGCCGGCGTGCACCGGGTGGTGCTGTGCACCTCCGCGATGGTCTACGGCGCGCTCCCGGACAACGAGCTGCCGCTGTCCGAGGACGCCGAGCTGCGTGCCACGGCCGAGGCCACCGGCGTGGGCGACATGCTGGAGATCGAACGGCTGGCACGGCGCGCCCCGCGCGCGCACCCCGGGCTGAACGTCACCGTCGTACGGCCCGCCCTGCTGGTCGGCGGCACCGACACCGCGCTGACCCGGTACTTCGAGTCGCCCCGCCTCCTCGTCGTCGCCGGATCGCGTCCCGCGTGGCAGTTCTGCCACGTCGAGGACCTGTGCGGGGCCCTGGAGTACGCCGTCCTGGAGAAGGTCGACGGGGAGCTGGCGGTCGGCTGCGACGGGTGGCTGGAGCAGGAGGAGGTCGAGGAGCTGAGCGGGATCCGGCGGATGGAGCTGCCGTCGGCGGTGGCGCTCGGCGCGGCGGCCCGGCTGCACCGGATCGGGCTCACCCCGTCCCCGGCGGGGGACCTGGCGTACACGATGTACCCCTGGGTGGTCAGCGGGAGCCGGCTGCACGACGCGGGGTGGCGGCCCGGCTGGACCAACGAGGAGGTGCTGGCGGAGCTGCTGGAGGAGGTCGCCGGGCGGCACACGGTGGCCGGGCGGC
- a CDS encoding zinc-dependent metalloprotease — MSDTPFGFGLPPEEPEDGDEGKKKDQESGGGQGPANPFGFGGLPGAGGFGGPGADNPLAAMFGSLNPTDLGAAFQQLGQMLSYEGGPVNWDMAKQIARQTVAQGTADGVKDASVGASDRSSVQEAVRLADLWLDDATSLPSGAGSAVAWSRAEWVEATLPAWQELVDPVAERVGAAMGDVLPEEMQAMAGPLIGMMRSMGGAMFGTQIGQAVGVLAGEVVGSTDIGLPLGPAGKAALLPANIEAFGKDLGVPQEEVRLYLALREAAHQRLFTHVPWLRSHLFGAVDGYARGIKVDTAKLEDVVGQFDPQNPEQLQDALQQGMFQPEDTPEQKAALARLETALALVEGWVDAVVHAAAKPRLSSADALRETLRRRRATGGPAEQTFATLIGLELRPRRLRDASRLWASLTDARGVDGRDALWHHPDMLPTADDLDDPDGFVHREQLDFSELDKMLGEAAGKPDLKKADKPDLGEKNDGTAPGDGETKGDDTE; from the coding sequence GTGAGTGACACCCCATTCGGATTCGGCCTTCCGCCGGAGGAGCCGGAAGACGGCGACGAGGGCAAGAAGAAGGACCAGGAGAGCGGTGGTGGGCAGGGACCGGCCAACCCGTTCGGTTTCGGCGGCCTGCCCGGAGCCGGAGGCTTTGGCGGCCCCGGCGCCGACAATCCGCTCGCAGCCATGTTCGGTTCGCTGAACCCCACCGACCTGGGAGCGGCGTTCCAGCAGCTCGGCCAGATGCTCTCGTACGAGGGCGGGCCGGTGAACTGGGACATGGCCAAGCAGATCGCCCGCCAGACCGTGGCGCAGGGCACGGCCGACGGCGTGAAGGACGCGAGCGTCGGAGCCTCCGACCGCTCGTCCGTGCAGGAGGCCGTCCGCCTGGCCGACCTGTGGCTGGACGACGCGACGTCGTTGCCGTCGGGCGCCGGATCGGCCGTGGCCTGGTCCCGCGCGGAGTGGGTCGAGGCGACCCTGCCGGCCTGGCAGGAGCTGGTCGACCCGGTCGCCGAGCGGGTCGGCGCGGCCATGGGCGATGTCCTGCCGGAGGAGATGCAGGCCATGGCGGGCCCGCTGATCGGCATGATGCGCTCGATGGGCGGTGCCATGTTCGGCACGCAGATCGGGCAGGCCGTCGGCGTGCTCGCGGGCGAGGTCGTCGGTTCGACGGACATCGGCCTGCCGCTGGGCCCGGCCGGGAAGGCCGCGCTGCTCCCGGCCAACATCGAGGCGTTCGGCAAGGACCTGGGCGTACCGCAGGAGGAGGTGCGGCTCTACCTGGCCCTGCGGGAGGCGGCGCACCAGCGCCTGTTCACGCACGTGCCGTGGCTGCGTTCGCACCTGTTCGGCGCGGTGGACGGCTACGCGCGCGGGATCAAGGTCGACACGGCCAAGCTGGAGGACGTGGTCGGCCAGTTCGACCCGCAGAACCCCGAGCAGCTGCAGGACGCCCTCCAGCAGGGCATGTTCCAGCCGGAGGACACGCCCGAGCAGAAGGCCGCCCTGGCCCGTCTGGAGACGGCTCTGGCGCTCGTCGAGGGCTGGGTGGACGCGGTGGTCCACGCGGCCGCGAAGCCGCGTCTGTCGTCCGCGGACGCCCTGCGCGAGACCCTGCGCCGGCGCCGCGCCACCGGCGGCCCCGCGGAGCAGACGTTCGCCACGCTGATCGGCCTGGAGCTGCGGCCCCGCCGCCTGCGGGACGCCTCCCGCCTGTGGGCCTCGCTCACGGACGCGCGCGGGGTGGACGGCCGGGACGCCCTGTGGCACCACCCGGACATGCTGCCGACGGCGGACGACCTGGACGACCCGGACGGGTTCGTGCACCGCGAGCAGCTGGACTTCTCCGAGCTGGACAAGATGCTCGGCGAGGCGGCGGGCAAGCCGGACCTCAAGAAGGCCGACAAGCCGGACCTCGGCGAGAAGAACGACGGCACGGCGCCGGGCGACGGCGAGACCAAGGGTGACGACACCGAGTGA